CGCTTGTTCATAGAGGCGATCCAGCGCGCGGCGCACAGTATCGACCTGCCGCTGATTGCCGAGCGAGTCGAGACGCGGGGGGAGCTCCAGATTTTGCAGGAGATGGGTGTGGAAGGGGTTCAGGGCCAACTGATCGGTGAGCCTGCGCCCTGGCGCTGAGTTTCTTTGCAGCAGGCACTCTGTGTGAGCGGGCCATTCGCTCACACAGTTACGGCTGATCGGGTGAGTCAGATCAACCCGCCTTCCTCTTCGTCTTCGATCAAGTTGTTCAAGCTGCCCAACGCCTTTCGCGCCGTGGAGCGGCTGAGCAGCTTGGCCTGGGCGCCTGGCGGCAGATCGGTGATGCTGAACACGCCTTTGGCGGTCAGCACCTCGATCACGTCTTCAAGCACGCGGATCATGTCCAGGTCGCTCTGCTTGAGCTGCTTCAGGCTGTTTCCCACGACATCATCGGCAAACCATCGCTGTATTTCGGCATGGTCGGCCGGCAGAACCTCCGTGTATTCGGCGTAGGGCGCGACTTCCACCCGCAGCAACTGCCCTTGATCATCGCGTTGCACGTAGAACATGGCGTCCATCCTCGTCACGTTGATTCCCTGATTGTGGGCTCTGGCGCAGCATAGGCAAACTTGTCGTATCGCGCCTGCCAATCAATTGCCGGAGTCGACGCGAGGCGCTCATAGCACGCCAAGTACGGGGGGTTTCAGGTATTCTGCGATCTTCCCTTCGTGGTGCAGCCAAAAGGATTTCACCATTTCCAGTCCCGCCCTCACGCGTCGCAACTTGCTGTGTTTGCTGGCTGCAACGCCCTTCATCGCCAGCCTGCCGGGTTGTACGCGCTCCACCGGGCTGCAAGGCAGTTTCCTGCAACTTTGGAAGAGCCACGCCGATCTCAAACCCGAGCAGTGGCGCCAACGCCTCGCGGCGATGGCCGACATGGGGTGTCAGACCGTCACCCTGCAATGGGTTGGCCTGATTGGCGGCGATTCGCCCTGGATGATCCCCGAGGACATGCTGCGCACCCTGTTCGACATCGCTCACGAACAAGGGATGCAGGTGCAGGTTGGCCTGCCGTTCGACAACGCGTGGTGGCAGGCACTGTCAGCGGATGAACAAGGCCAGCAGCGCTTCTTCGACCAGGCGCTGGGTGGAGCACAGCGCTACATGTCCAGCGCCCCCTGGCCACAGCACAAGGCCTTTGCCGGCTGGTACATACCCTATGAGCTGGAGCAGTACCACTGGGCGAGCACCGACAGCCAGCAGCGTTTGGCGCAGTGGTTGGCGGCGATGGCCAGCAGTACTCGGCAGCACAGCGATCGGGTGCCGTCGATTTCCACGTATTACAGTGTTCTGCCCACCGACGGCTCGCTGTTGCAGCTATGGCGCACGTTACTCGATACGACTCAACTGCGGCCGGTGGTGCAGGATGGGGTGGGCGTGGCCGGCTGGGCCAACCTGCAGGCTATCGAGCCACTGCTGCTGGAACTGCGCCGACGCCAGGTACCGTTCGACGTGGTGGTGGAGCTGTTCGAGCAACTGCCATCGCAGAAGAACGACGGGAGCGAGTTCAAGGCACGCTCTGCAGACTATGACCGGGTACGCCGCCAGTTGGAGTGGGCCCGTACCACAGGTGCAGAGCAGATCGTGGCGTTTGCCCTGGACCCGTGGGCATTGGGTGACGATCCGCGAGCACGAAGGCTGCGCGAGGACTGGCTGCGTGGGCACGGCTGAGGCTGAGTGCCGTGCCCGGCAGCAGCGGTACTAAATGCTACGCCCGATGATCTCCCGCATGATCTCGCTGGTGCCTCCAAAGATGCGCAACGCACGGGCATCGGCCCAGGCGCGGCCGATCCCGTATTCGCTGCTGTAGCCATAACCCCCGTGCAACTGCAGGAGTTGATCCAGTATCTGCCCCTGCATCTCGCTGGCATTGAGCTTGGCCATCGCTGCCACTACAGGGTCAAGGTCGCCTTGCATCAGCTGCCGTGCGCAGTCGTCGAGAAACACTCGCAGCATGGTCAGTCGCGCGTGGGCGTCGGCGAGAATGAAGCGGTTGTGTTGGTGGTCGCTGACACGTTTGCCGAACACCTTGCGCTCGCGGGTATATGCCAGCGTTTGTTCTAGCATGCCCTCGGCATGGGCAGCTGCGCGCAGGGCAATGGCCAGGCGCTCGCGAGCCAACTCCCGCCCGAGGTACTCGAACCCGGCGTTCTCTTCGCCCAACAGGCAGTCGGCGGGCAGCCGCAGATCATCGAAGAACAGCTCGCAGGTGTCTTGGGCATGTTGCCCGATCTTGGCCATTGCCGGGCCTTTGGTCAGGCCGTTTGACCCAGCCTCTACACAGAACAGCGACAGCCCGCGGGCGCCGAGGTCTGGCTCGGTGCTGGCAACGACAATGATCAGACCAGCGTTGACGCCGTTGGTGATGAACGTCTTCTGGCCATTGAGCACATAGTGCTCACCATCGCGTTGGGCACGGCAGCGCACAGCCTTGAGGTCACTGCCTGCACCTGGCTCGGTCATGGCGATGGCGCCGATCAGCTCGCCGGCGGCCATGGCGGGTAGCCAACGGTCTTTCTGTGCCTGGGTGCCAAGGTTGAACAGGTAGGGTGCAACCATGTCGGAATGGATCGAAAAACCGATACCCAGGCAATTGGCCCGGGCCAACTCCTCGATTACCACCATGGCATGGCCAAAATCGCCTCCGGCACCATAAGGGGGCGGTAGTGCCGAGCAAAGAAGCCCTTGTGCGCCTGCTTCACGCCACAACAGGGCCGGCGTCAGGCCGTCGCGTTCCCAGTCGGCGTAGTGGGGCAGAATCCGCTCTTCGACAAAGCGTCGAACCTGCTCACGAAACAACAGATGATCTTCACGAAAAAGTGTTCGCATGGGGGCCTATCGCTCAAAGGGCGCGGTACTGCCCAGTTCGCCGCGCAGTACGGGGTGGCTGGCGGTGCCGGTCAGGAACAGTGCGTAGTGGTCACCCGGCTGCAACTGCGGTAATGCCAAAGCTCTGGCCTGGCTGGCACCGCACCCCGCAGTGAGGCTGGCGCTCACCGGGTTGATTGCCCGCGCCTGGCTGGCGTTGGGTTTGACGTCGGCGAACAGGACCGGACCACCTTCCACCTGCAGTTGGCCAGCCGTGCAGTCGCTGGCCAGGTTGTAGAAGCGCAATTCGGCTTTCAGCGCGTCGTCGCTGGCAGCACTGTCGTCCAGAACCAGTAGCTTGCCGTCTTTAAACACCAAGCTCTGGTAGCTGTCCGGTGCCACGCTCAGGCTACCTACTGTCTGGCCTGCGATGCGCACGGTGAAGGGCTCTGAGCCCTTGACCACGTTGTAGCTGCTGGCCAGCCTGTCCGCTCCCAATTGTTGCGGCTGGTTTTGGCCAATCTGCACCTGCACGGCGGTGTCGGCAGGGTGCAGCACGCGCACAAAAGCTGACCCCGCCGGTGGGCGCGGCGCATACAGCTGAGCCAGCTTGCCTTCGGCCTGGGCCGCACCAGGCAAGGTGCTGCCAATCAGCAGGGCGGTAGTGAACAGGGTGAGGGCTTTCATGCGGTCTCCTTGGGGCGCTTCATCCGGGCTTCCTGGTACAGCGCCGCCAGGCGCTTGCGGTCGACCTTGTCGGACAACGTAGCGGGGAATTGCCCGCAGGCCAGCAGTTCGGACGGAATCATGTAGGCAGGCAGGCTACCGGAGAGCCGTTGTTTCCAGTCGGCCAGCGCCGCAGGCAAGGGCCCGAGGGTAGCTGGGGGCAATTGCTCGGGCGTTTCGACGAAACCGATCATGCGCACCAAGGTGCCGTCTGGTCGACGCAAGGCGATGGTGGCGGCCGTGGTGACCCCCGGCAAGGCGGCAAGACCGGCATCCACCTCGCCCAGTTCGATACGATACCCATGCAGCTTGATCTGGTCGTCGCGGCGGCCATGGAAGAACACCCGCCCCTGCGCGTCGATCTCGGCCAGGTCCCCGCTGCGGTAGGCGCGCTTGCCGTTATGCTCGAACAGTACGGCCTCGCTGAGGTCTGGGCGGTTCAGGTAGCCGCGCATTACATGGTCACCGGCGATACATAATTCGCCGTCGTCCAGGAACAGCTCGGCGTAG
The Pseudomonas sp. KU43P genome window above contains:
- a CDS encoding alginate O-acetyltransferase AlgF, giving the protein MKALTLFTTALLIGSTLPGAAQAEGKLAQLYAPRPPAGSAFVRVLHPADTAVQVQIGQNQPQQLGADRLASSYNVVKGSEPFTVRIAGQTVGSLSVAPDSYQSLVFKDGKLLVLDDSAASDDALKAELRFYNLASDCTAGQLQVEGGPVLFADVKPNASQARAINPVSASLTAGCGASQARALALPQLQPGDHYALFLTGTASHPVLRGELGSTAPFER
- a CDS encoding acyl-CoA dehydrogenase family protein encodes the protein MRTLFREDHLLFREQVRRFVEERILPHYADWERDGLTPALLWREAGAQGLLCSALPPPYGAGGDFGHAMVVIEELARANCLGIGFSIHSDMVAPYLFNLGTQAQKDRWLPAMAAGELIGAIAMTEPGAGSDLKAVRCRAQRDGEHYVLNGQKTFITNGVNAGLIIVVASTEPDLGARGLSLFCVEAGSNGLTKGPAMAKIGQHAQDTCELFFDDLRLPADCLLGEENAGFEYLGRELARERLAIALRAAAHAEGMLEQTLAYTRERKVFGKRVSDHQHNRFILADAHARLTMLRVFLDDCARQLMQGDLDPVVAAMAKLNASEMQGQILDQLLQLHGGYGYSSEYGIGRAWADARALRIFGGTSEIMREIIGRSI
- a CDS encoding DUF4434 domain-containing protein translates to MLCLLAATPFIASLPGCTRSTGLQGSFLQLWKSHADLKPEQWRQRLAAMADMGCQTVTLQWVGLIGGDSPWMIPEDMLRTLFDIAHEQGMQVQVGLPFDNAWWQALSADEQGQQRFFDQALGGAQRYMSSAPWPQHKAFAGWYIPYELEQYHWASTDSQQRLAQWLAAMASSTRQHSDRVPSISTYYSVLPTDGSLLQLWRTLLDTTQLRPVVQDGVGVAGWANLQAIEPLLLELRRRQVPFDVVVELFEQLPSQKNDGSEFKARSADYDRVRRQLEWARTTGAEQIVAFALDPWALGDDPRARRLREDWLRGHG
- a CDS encoding tryptophan synthase subunit beta, which codes for MFYVQRDDQGQLLRVEVAPYAEYTEVLPADHAEIQRWFADDVVGNSLKQLKQSDLDMIRVLEDVIEVLTAKGVFSITDLPPGAQAKLLSRSTARKALGSLNNLIEDEEEGGLI